In Candidatus Obscuribacterales bacterium, a genomic segment contains:
- a CDS encoding fasciclin domain-containing protein, translated as MALLKSLMIAGASAVGVAIALPTLANTTAPTVTETSMSGIAYETAESMMDMSEPMMDDMSEPMMDDMSEPMMDDMSDPMVGGPTIVDIAASSESFQTLTAALEAADLVSTLQGEGPFTVFAPTDEAFAALPPGTLEALLLPENKDILVSILTYHVVPGNVMSTDLESGAVTTAEGRSIMVDVSEAGVMVNNASVVMADIEASNGVVHVIDQVILPPDM; from the coding sequence ATGGCATTACTAAAGTCCCTGATGATTGCTGGAGCGAGTGCCGTGGGAGTGGCGATCGCACTACCCACCTTGGCAAACACCACTGCACCTACAGTGACCGAGACATCCATGTCTGGCATTGCCTATGAAACGGCTGAATCTATGATGGATATGTCTGAGCCCATGATGGACGACATGTCTGAACCCATGATGGATGATATGTCTGAACCCATGATGGACGACATGTCTGATCCTATGGTTGGTGGCCCCACCATCGTGGACATTGCTGCATCTAGTGAATCCTTTCAAACCTTAACGGCGGCTCTAGAAGCAGCCGATTTGGTGAGCACCCTACAGGGAGAAGGGCCTTTCACCGTGTTTGCCCCAACGGATGAAGCCTTCGCTGCGCTGCCCCCCGGCACGCTAGAAGCTTTACTCCTACCCGAAAACAAGGATATCCTGGTGAGCATCCTTACTTACCACGTGGTGCCTGGCAACGTGATGTCAACGGATTTAGAATCTGGTGCTGTCACCACAGCCGAAGGTCGTTCGATCATGGTGGATGTGAGCGAAGCTGGTGTGATGGTGAACAATGCCTCGGTGGTCATGGCCGATATCGAAGCTAGTAACGGTGTTGTCCACGTGATCGACCAAGTCATTCTTCCCCCCGATATGTAG